The sequence TGAAGTCTTCATCGATGTCAATTATGTCAACTAAATGATGATGAATGAGGGATTGCTCCCTGCGGTCGGGTTTGGCGGTACCGATATCCATGTGGCGGTATATCTGGCGACTGTCAGCGCTGACTATCTCCCCGTTGAAGTCCTGCGCCAGCCGGATAGCCAGATGGCTCTTTCCGGTGGCGGTGGGCCCCACTATCGCTATCAGGTAGTCCATCTCCGAATCTCAGGATGCAAGAGTAAACTACTTCCTTTTAGCCTTACCTGGATTCAACGCCCTTTGATTATCTGAGCCTGCCTGACCATGCTCAAATACTGGTCTGCTTTCAGGCTCGCCCCCCCGACCAGGGCGCCATCTATCTCCGGCTGCCGGATAAACTCGGCGATGTTATCCGCCGTCACGCTGCCGCCGTAGAGAATACGTACGGATTGTGCCAGAGTTT comes from Dehalococcoidales bacterium and encodes:
- a CDS encoding triose-phosphate isomerase, whose product is MAQSVRILYGGSVTADNIAEFIRQPEIDGALVGGASLKADQYLSMVRQAQIIKGR